One window of Vitis riparia cultivar Riparia Gloire de Montpellier isolate 1030 chromosome 5, EGFV_Vit.rip_1.0, whole genome shotgun sequence genomic DNA carries:
- the LOC117915290 gene encoding LOW QUALITY PROTEIN: probable inactive leucine-rich repeat receptor kinase XIAO (The sequence of the model RefSeq protein was modified relative to this genomic sequence to represent the inferred CDS: inserted 2 bases in 2 codons; deleted 1 base in 1 codon), giving the protein MLISKHHLIQANQRVSLSCSGLSSIVVAVLITFISWPAHSRTLESDAEVLRSFKASIDPNSVPLYLFISTWDFKMDPCESSGEQFLGILCSTPVDNSSGRVTAIDLDGIGYDGFLLPVIGNLTEITVLSLSKNNFRGPLPESISNLRMPTTLSLSGNFFTSTPPAGIGQLKKLETMDISENNLSGSIPVHIAGLRSLLRLSLSNNGLSGRVPSLNGLWQLNSLDLSRNQLYGNLPALPVHLRTLLLSHNILSGHISPISRLQNLRILDLSNNRFSGAISEGILILPNTVRVDVSANRFTMIEVXQGFGQRDAQLQELHAHTNHLQGHLPVNLVSAKNLTTINLGQNRFTGTIPRDYGAKLEGSWRTLFLDSNFLTGGLPPQFQRSGLRISGSLAHNCLSCPQSIXIVRGGQRPASECVRQGGQEFSLESNEAVGMVLTAIPQNILFSFSW; this is encoded by the exons ATGCTTATTTCCAAGCACCACCTAATCCA GGCAAATCAGAGGGTTTCTCTTTCCTGTTCTGGCTTATCTTCAATTGTTGTAGCAGTGCTTATTACCTTCATCTCCTGGCCTGCTCATTCAAGAACTCTGGAATCAGATGCTGAAGTTCTCCGCTCCTTCAAAGCATCAATCGATCCCAACTCAGTCCCGCTGTACTTGTTTATCAGCACCTGGGACTTCAAGATGGATCCATGTGAGAGTTCCGGAGAACAATTTCTGGGGATCTTGTGCTCCACGCCAGTTGACAATTCAAGCGGCAGAGTAACAGCCATCGATCTTGATGGAATTGGGTATGATGGGTTTCTGCTGCCCGTAATTGGAAACCTAACAGAGATCACCGTCCTTAGT TTAAGCAAAAACAACTTTCGAGGGCCATTACCTGAAAGCATCAGCAATCTAAGAATGCCCACCACGCTCTCATTGTCAGGAAACTTCTTCACCAGCACTCCGCCTGCAGGGATTGGACAGCTGAAGAAGCTTGAAACAATGGATATTTCAGAAAACAATCTCTCTGGCTCAATTCCAGTCCATATTGCCGGGCTTCGGAGCTTGCTCCGCCTAAGCTTGTCAAACAACGGATTGTCAGGCAGAGTACCTAGCCTTAATGGGCTATGGCAGCTAAACTCATTAGATCTCAGCAGGAACCAACTCTATGGAAATTTACCCGCCCTCCCGGTTCACTTGAGAACATTACTGCTAAGCCACAATATACTTTCAGGCCACATTTCTCCCATAAGCAGGCTTCAAAATCTCAGAATATTAGATTTGAGCAATAACAGGTTTTCTGGTGCCATCAGTGAGGGAATTCTTATATTGCCTAATACAGTTCGGGTTGATGTTTCAGCTAACAGATTCACTATGATAGAGG ACCAGGGTTTTGGGCAGCGAGATGCACAGCTTCAAGAGCTTCATGCACATACAAACCATTTGCAAGGTCATTTGCCAGTGAATTTGGTGAGTGCTAAAAATTTAACGACAATTAATCTAGGGCAAAACCGGTTCACAGGCACAATTCCAAGGGACTATGGGGCAAAGTTGGAGGGATCATGGAGAACTTTGTTCTTGGATTCCAACTTTCTAACAGGCGGCCTGCCACCACAGTTCCAGAGAAGTGGACTAAGGATTAGCGGGAGTCTTGCACACAACTGCTTAAGCTGCCCACAAAGCA ACATTGTTCGTGGAGGACAAAGACCAGCCTCAGAATGTGTAAGACAGGGTGGTCAAGAATTCTCATTGGAGAGTAATGAAGCGGTAGGGATGGTGTTGACTGCAATCccacaaaatattttgtttagtttttccTGGTAA
- the LOC117914199 gene encoding B-box zinc finger protein 25-like, with the protein MKIQCDVCERAPATVICCADEAALCAKCDVEVHAANKLASKHQRLLLQCLSNKLPPCDICQEKAAFIFCVEDRALFCRDCDEPIHSAGNLAANHQRFLATGIRVALSSKCAKETDKSSSEPPPNQNSQQITMKMPPQQAPNFTSSSWAVDDLLQFSDFESSDKNKQLEFGELEWLTEMGIFGDQVPQEAMAAAEVPQLPISQPSYGASYRATKSSMPYKRPRIEILDDEDEHFTVPDLG; encoded by the exons atgaagattcAGTGTGATGTGTGTGAGAGGGCACCAGCCACTGTTATTTGCTGTGCAGATGAGGCAGCACTGTGTGCAAAATGTGATGTTGAGGTCCATGCAGCAAACAAGCTTGCAAGCAAGCACCAGAGGCTTCTTCTTCAATGCCTCTCCAACAAGCTTCCACCTTGTGACATATGCCAA GAGAAGGCAGCTTTCATTTTCTGTGTTGAAGATAGGGCTCTCTTTTGCCGGGATTGTGATGAACCAATCCATTCAGCTGGTAACCTTGCTGCCAACCACCAGAGGTTTTTGGCCACTGGAATCCGGGTGGCTTTAAGCTCAAAATGTGCCAAGGAGACTGATAAGAGCTCTTCGGAACCACCACCCAATCAGAATTCACAACAGATTACCATGAAAATGCCTCCACAGCAAGCCCCTAACTTTACATCTTCTTCATGGGCTGTTGATGACTTGTTACAGTTTTCGGACTTTGAATCCTCTGACAAG AATAAACAACTCGAGTTTGGTGAGCTTGAGTGGTTGACAGAAATGGGCATCTTTGGTGATCAAGTTCCCCAGGAGGCCATGGCAGCAGCTGAGGTTCCCCAGCTCCCAATTTCACAACCAAGCTACGGCGCCTCATACAGAGCCACCAAATCCAGCATGCCCTACAAAAGGCCCAGGATTGAAATCCTTGACGACGAGGACGAACACTTCACCGTGCCTGATCTTGGCTGA